A region of the Triticum aestivum cultivar Chinese Spring unplaced genomic scaffold, IWGSC CS RefSeq v2.1 scaffold8536, whole genome shotgun sequence genome:
GCGGTGGCAGGGACCGCGTGCCACCCTTGCTACGACCCGATGGGGTGACGCAACGGCAGCGCGAaggtcggtgcagccacggggacggcCTGGAGCAGACGGCCTTGAGATAGCGGTCGACCGCAGGCCACGACACTACGGCCAGAATGGCGATGCAGCGGCAGCGCGTGGGTCGGTGCATTCGTGAAAGAACCACGGGACGACGGCGCGAGGGTCGATGCGGAGGCGCTTCCGGCCGCACAGTCGAAGATGTCGATGTTGTCCATCGAGGGCGAAGTAGAGCTGCGTTCTAGATGACGAATGGCGACGGGCGACGCAATCGGATCTTAGATCGGAAAACGAAAAAAGAACACCGATCAACCGATCGGCGAGAGAGAAAACCTCAATCAACATATCAAGAAAAAGATTCTCTATTGTAGCCTATCAACACGATCCGCGGATGAACCGTAGGTACGGGTTGCCCGCCCCCCGTGACGATCATGGAGaacgaccgccccgggggcggcgcggtgtggaagcggcggcggctatggTTTGGGTCGAGATTAGCCTGATACCATATTAGAATggagagagagattggtggaatcgttgattgtattgcttgggccatgtgatcatatatatatatatatatatatatatatatatatatatgagtacaatgatcaacttgaagtacaagacaaggcagaaatAAATCCTAGTGTATCCTATACTTcataataaacattatactcaacaatAAAATTGGTTTAAATAGGGCATAGGCTAAAACCTGGTTTAAATATATCGGTACGATATGAAAAAATAGGTGGGAGAGGATTAACCGCAGTGGAGTAAACGCTACCGactccctttaatagtagagagTAGAATAGATTACAGACTTAAATTCATGTGCGTCGGTTATATTCCTACCCGGAGGTAGTAGAGTAAGCGTTTTACGCAATTAATTGTCTGGCAAACACAGCTTCAGGCAGCCGCATGTCCACCTTGCTTAATAGGGCACACCTCGGGCAAAGACCTCGTTATCTGTAACTCATTTCTTTGCCATAGGTGATCACGCAGGAGGATTCCATCTTGCAAAAAGTCAGGCGCAATTCCCGCAAAGAACCACATTATCTGGTGTCGGAAGTTGGGCACGCATAGTGGGCCGTGTCCGATCCAGCGCACTGCCGCGCGGGCGTAGGCGTCTGGCGTTGGCGTCAATGGCACAAAACGCCTGGCCTCGGCGAATCTTGACGCCATTGTGCCATCCACGAAGAACGGTGCCTGCAGATTCGAATGGACGTTAATATAGTGCTGGCTCGTGGCTGCTCTATCCCACAAAGACTCGGGAATGTAGGAGTACATATATAGTATAGATTATGGGCGGTGAGTTTACTTCACCTGGCATTGCACATCGATTCCTTTGCGTCTATACTCAACGTGAAGACATTTCGAGAACCGAGCGACATAGCTGAATGCAATGTATCATTGGAACAACATGAGCAGTCAAGGTCATTGATTGCTTAAGATGTATGTATGTGCTAGGTACCTAGCTAGCTTGTTCTAGCTTACCGTTTAGTTGCGGCGTACATCGTGTAGAGGGGTAAGGATGGGATGGCCTCTGACGAAGCCGAGCCCAAGTTGACCACAGCTCCCCTCCCGCGATTCACCATGCCGGGAATCACTGCCGCCGTCACCTCGGTCAGCGCTAGCAGGTTCACCCGTATCATATCCACACATGCCTCCACGTCGGCCTCGTGCAGGAACACCGCGCTGGGCTCCAGCACGCCCGCGTTGTTCACCAGCAGTCCAACGTCCAACTCCTCCACGGTCTGCTGCAGCTGCCGCATCGCCTCCTCACCTGCCAAATGAGCTCACGCTTAGCTTAAATACATGGAATGGATGCATGCTTGTGTAGGTGTGTAGTTTGCTATGNNNNNNNNNNCGGAGGCACACGGTAAGGTGCGAAAGGAGGCGGAACGCCAAGGCGGCTACATAGACGCTGCCAAGAACGACCAGTGAGGCGAACCATGCCATCATATCCTTCCTTCTCGCCGTGTGTTGTGGATTAAGTAATGGCTACTGTGCTAATCCCTGGTGCGTCCTCAACTCCTCGTCGCGAGGAAACGAAGCATCTACCATATAGTAGTAGGCTAGTAGCTAGGGACGACAAACAAGCAAAGCCATCTTTAACCAAGCCATTTATATAGGAGATATAACTAATATCTTCCACATGTATTTTCAATTTTTCATATGAACGCATGTTACTAGCTACATGTAACGACGATCTCACCAATGTTTGTTGTGTTACTGTATTTAGAAAACAGTTCATTGTGTATTAGGGAATATTCATCGTGTATATGAAATATGTTAGAATGAATTAAAAATTCTACATCATATATTAAAAGTGTTCATCGTGCATTAAGAAATGTTCATTATGTATTTTCAGAATATTCATTGTGAACAAAAAAATCATCAACTATTAAAAAAGGTCATCAtatattttataaaatgttcattcTACATTTATAAAGGGTTATTTTTTCACAAAATGGCCAAAAACCATATTGTATATATCTAAGTGGATGTTGACCTAATTAAAGCCCTAAAATCAGAGTTGTTCTCTTTAGCGTGCACATATATACAATGGTTTCGATTTGTTTTGAACTCTTCGAATGGTGCctccgatctcgtcgccggcaccaccgtggtgagcctcttgttcttatcttctttttgaaagaaaacaattcttactttagatagatacttgtctaattttcttactattttattccttcttattacatagtgcgatggttttggtatccgcccccgttggccctcgtcctgtctatgattcggatgtggtatatattatctttttataactatttgattcatttattgtttatgacaaatataccgaccagcgtgacatagattctaaccggaaattctaaccgaccctattgtcgagaggttaaatttagttgaagaagaaaacaattacttgaaggaaaaaataaaaaaaaattgaggaggagaagatgatattggagttgcatgttgcggatgtcgtcgatgatcacaagatcaagatggatgcaatgcgcttgaagattagaaagattagaaaatatgtcattcatatcgaggcttggtatcattatgccgttggatcaattgttaccttggttgcgattatgatcgcatttgttttcgcattgaactgttttacatagtttcaatgtatggtttaattaattagatgctctggagagctatatatatgttgttagatgagaactatgtatgtactttggttctaatgtgatgatgaacttctattaatttggtcacttaattatctattcatgatgttctgtaatggtttttgacacacttaattatatataatgcacgcagatgaaccggcaatggatgtacggtgacagacacacctccgagtacattaagggcgtgcatgattttctcgaagtggctgaggcaaacaagcagaatggttttatgtgttgtccatgccctacatgtgggaatacgaagtcttactctgaccggaaaatccttcacgcccacctgctttacaaggatttcatgccacactataatgtttggacgaggcacggagaaatgggggttacgatggaagacggcgaagaagaagaggacgatgacaactatgtgccccctgaatacggtgatgctgcaacgggggaagctgctgaagatcaagaggaaccagacgatgtgcccaatgatgctgcaaggggggaagctgctgaagatcaagaggaaccagtgcccgatgatgatgatctccgccgggtcatagtcgatgcaaggacgcaatgcgaaagtcaaaaggagaagctgaagttcgatcgcatgttagaggatcacaaaaaagggttgtacgatcgttggtattaaatcatagatgcatatatggttgaaaaacatcccaaagaagccgaggccaacttgctacgatcgttggtattaaatcaaaacaaagatataatactctttccttacaacttcaagtgagtgttactgtcttctgcatattcggtttcccttattagtccaggttatggtaatgtaattgatgacttatgcatgcatgcacagcttccactatattttcctagagattaagcttgagccgggagtagtaactgtcttagactcgagacgaaaagatccccaggactatgtgaACATGAcccaaatgctccagaagtaagttaaatcgatcattatccaccatatcagcaactttgttcatttcctgaaatcaagtaattgttttctttgtctggcagggtttggagaaaattcacctcaaaagccccgggactgccgaaccagctgcaatttagacacccgaaagtaagtactatagtagcatgttccgcgcatctcctagtgattcaagtgctagtttgatcaataccatttagcatgcttgcttatcagtttgattgacctctatttcttgtaaaatggttgtggcagcaacccgggaataattactgtggatactacgtttgcgagtccatccgctaccatacctgtgagcggggctacactgaagaacaatatgaagtgcgtaagcaataatattcataattttattttattaccatcatttgtgttaagtttcatttattcatacatatatgtattgacccccttcttcaaattagatttttcggaagcgggatcaactcctagcagaagatcgtatgcgaggaattcaagaggaattggcggcattcttccttgaccacgtgatcgctgaaaacggggaatactatgtggaccctgtgttcatacaatataattaggagattgtattgtaagagataattatttgtatatatgtagccggtagtgtcggatagatatacgagaacttgttgttcgaccaatatctcggagaaggagaggtggtcgatatcacttctctctgtatgcatatgttcatgacgatcttctgtttcc
Encoded here:
- the LOC123172910 gene encoding very-long-chain 3-oxoacyl-CoA reductase-like protein At1g24470: MRQLQQTVEELDVGLLVNNAGVLEPSAVFLHEADVEACVDMIRVNLLALTEVTAAVIPGMVNRGRGAVVNLGSASSEAIPSLPLYTMYAATKRYVARFSKCLHVEYRRKGIDVQCQAPFFVDGTMASRFAEARRFVPLTPTPDAYARAAVRWIGHGPLCVPNFRHQIMWFFAGIAPDFLQDGILLRDHLWQRNELQITRSLPEVCPIKQGGHAAA